A window from Proteiniborus sp. DW1 encodes these proteins:
- a CDS encoding YdbC family protein: MADIKYEIIQEIAVISGSAKGWTKELNLISWNDREAKYDIRDWSPNKEKMGKGITLTKEELISLRDALNKINL; encoded by the coding sequence TTGGCAGATATAAAATATGAGATTATTCAAGAGATAGCAGTAATTTCTGGTTCAGCAAAAGGATGGACTAAGGAGCTTAACCTAATTAGCTGGAATGATAGAGAAGCAAAATACGATATTAGAGATTGGTCACCAAATAAAGAAAAAATGGGAAAGGGAATAACTCTAACTAAGGAAGAGCTAATTTCTCTGAGAGACGCATTAAACAAGATAAATCTATAA